The DNA region GATCGGCGCCCTCGCGCTCGCCGTCTATCTCGTCTACGCGCTCCTCGCGCCGGAGAGGTTCGAATGAGCGCCGCCGCCGCATTCGCGATCGTCGTCTACGTCGCGCTCCTCGCGCTTCTCGCGTGGCCGCTCGGCGCCGCCTGCGCGCGGGCGCTGGCCGGGGAGCGGACGTGGCTCTCGCGCCTGCTGGGGCCGCTGGAGCGCGCGATCTACCGCTTCGCGGGCGTGCGCCCGGCCGACGAGATGGACTGGCGTCTCTACGCCCGCGCCTTCCTTCTCTTCAGCCTCGCCTCGACCGCCGCGCTCTATCTGCTGCTGCGCGTCCAATACCTGCTGCCGGGATGGCCCGCCGCCTATCCGCCGATCCGCCCCGACCTCGCGTTCAACATCGCCGCCAGCTTCTGCACGAACACCAACTGGCAGTCGTACGCGGGCGAGGGAACGGTCGGGTACGTCGTCGCCGCGCTCGGGCTGATCGTCCAGAACTTCGTTTCCCCCGCCGCGGGGCTGGCGGTCCTTCTCGCGCTGATCCGCGGCTTCGCCCGCCGCACCGCGGCGACCGTCGGCAACTTCTGGGCCGACCTCGTCCGCGCGACGCTCTACGTGATGCTGCCGGCGGCGCTGGTCCTCGCCGTTCTCCTGATCTCCCAGGGCGTCGTGCAGACGTGGGGCGGCGCGCGCGACGTGCCGCTGCTCCAGCCGACGACGGGCGAAGGGGGCAAGCCGGTCGCCGCGCAGTCGCTCCCGCTCGGCCCGGTCGCCGCGCAGACGGCGATCGCGCTCGTCGGCACGAACGGCGGCGGCTACTACAACGCGAACTCCGCCCATCCGTTCGCCAACCCGACGCCGCTTGCGAACTTCGCCGGCTGCCTCGCGCTGCTGCTGATCCCCGGGGCGCTCTGCTTCACCTTCGGCCGGATGGTCGGGGACCGGCGGCAAGGGGCCGCGCTGTTCGCGGCGATGGCGATCCTCTTCGCCCTCTTCCTCGCGCTCGCCGTGCGGGCGGAGACGCGCCCCAATCCGGCGCTCGCCTCGCTCGGCGTCGATCAGCGGACGACGGCGGCGCAGGCCGGCGGCTACATGGAAGGGAAGGAGGTCCGCGTCGGGCCGGCCGCGTCGGCGCTCTGGGCGACGGCGACGACCTCCGCCTCGAACGGCGCGGTGAACGCGGCCCACGACTCGTTCAGCCCGCTCGGCGGGATGGTCCCGCTGGCGCTGATCGGCCTCGGCGAGGTCGTCTTCGGCGGCGTCGGCTCCGGCCTCTACGGGATGCTGACGTTCGTGATCGTCGCCGTCTTCCTCGCCGGGCTGATGGTCGGCCGCACGCCGGAGTATCTCGGCAAGAAGATCGAGTCGTACGAGACGAAGATGGCCGCGCTGGCGATCCTCGCCACGCCGGTGATCGCGCTGCTCGGGACCGCCGTCGCCGTGGCCACGAAGGCCGGCCTCGCCGGGCCGGCGAACCCGGGGCCGCACGGATTCTCGGAGATCCTCTACGCCTTCACCTCCGCCGCGGGGAACAACGGCAGCGCCTTCGCCGGGCTCGACGCCTCGACGCCGTTCTACAACGTCGCCTTGGGGATCGCGATGCTCGCCGGCCGCTTCTTCATCGCCGTGCCGGTCCTCGCGGTCGCCGGCTCGCTGGCGCGCAAGAAGATCGTGCCGCCGGGCGCCGGCACGCTCCCGACCCACACGCCGCTCTTCGTGCTCCTGCTGTGCGCGGTCGTCCTGATCGTCGGCGCGCTGAACTTCGTTCCGGCGCTGGCGCTCGGGCCGATCGTCGAGCACCTCCGCCTCGCCGCGGGCGCGCTCTGAGCGGCGGAGGAAACGTCGATGACCCGCAAGGAACGCGTCCGTCCGCTTCTCGACCCGCCGCTCCTCCGCCGCGCGCTGCGCGACGCCGCGGTGCGGCTCGATCCGCGGCGGCAGTTGCGCAACCCGGTGATGTTCGTCACCGAGGCCGGCGCGGCGCTGACGACGGTTCTCTACGTCCAGGCGCTCTTCGGCCGCGGCGAGGCGCCGGCGGGCTTCATCCTCGCCGTCGCCGTCGCCCTCTGGTTCACGGTCTACTTCGCGAATCTGGCCGAGGCGCTGGCCGAGGGGCGCGGCCGCGCCCAGGCCGAAGCGCTGCGCCGGACGCGCCGCGAGGTGACGGCCACCGTGCTCGAAGGGCCCGACCGCAACGGGCCGCGCCGCTCCCGCCCCTCGACCGAACTGCGCATCGGCATGTTCGCGCTCGTCTCGGCGGGGGAGACGATCCCCGGCGACGGCGAGGTCGTCGAAGGGGCGGCGAGCGTGGACGAGAGCGCGGTCACCGGCGAGAGCGCCCCGGTCATCCGCGAGAGCGGCGGCGACCGCAGCGCGGTCACCGGCGGCACGCGCGTCCTCTCCGACTGGCTCGTCGTGCGGATCACCTCCGACCCCGGCTCGACCTTCCTCGACCGGATGATCGCGATGGTCGAGGGGGCGAAGCGGCGGCGCACGCCGAACGAGATCGCGCTGCACATCCTCCTCGTCGCGCTGACGCTCGTCTTTCTCGTCGTCGTGGCGACGCTGCGGCCGTTCTCGGAGCAGGCGGTCGCCGCGGCGGGCCGCGGAACCCCCGTCGCGCTGACCTCGCTCGCCGCGCTCCTCGTCTGCCTCATCCCGACCACGATCGGCGGCCTCCTCTCGGCGATCGGCATCGCGGGGATGGACCGGCTGATCCAGGCGAACGTCGTCGCCACCTCCGGACGCGCGGTCGAGGCGGCCGGCGACGTGGACGTGCTGCTGCTCGACAAGACCGGCACGATCACCTTCGGCAATCGCCAGGCGGCGGCGTTCCTGCCGGCGCGCGGCTTCGACGAACGGCGGCTGGCCGACGCGGCGCAGCTCGCCTCGCTCGCCGACGAGACGCCGGAGGGGCGCAGCGTCGTCGTCCTCGCCAAGGAGCGGCACAACATCCGCCAGCGCGACCTCGCGTCGCTCGGCGCGACGTTCGTGCCGTTCAGCGCCCAGACGCGGATGAGCGGCGTGGACCTCGACGGCCGTTCGATCCGCAAGGGAGCGGCCGACGCCGTCGCGGCGTGGGTCGCGGGGCAGGGCGGGCGCGTTCCCGACGACGTCGAGGAGACGGTGGACGAGGTCGCGCGCCGCGGCGCGACGCCGCTCGTCGTCGCCGAAGGGACGCGCGTCCTCGGCGTCGTCGAGCTGAAGGACATCGTCAAGGGCGGGATCAAGGAGCGGTTCGCGGAACTGCGGGAGATGGGAATCCGCACCGTGATGATCACCGGCGACAACCCGCTGACCGCGGCGGCGATCGCCGCGGAGGCGGGGGTGGACGAGTTCCTCGCCGAGGCGACGCCGGAGGCGAAGCTGAAGCTGATCCGCGAGCGGCAGGCGGGGGGACGCCTCGTCGCGATGACCGGCGACGGCACGAACGACGCCCCGGCGCTGGCCCAGGCCGACGTCGCCGTGGCGATGAACACCGGCACGCAGGCGGCCAAGGAAGCCGGCAACATGGTGGACTTGGACTCCGACCCGACGAAGCTGATCGAGATCGTCTCGATCGGCAAGCAGCTCTTGGTGACCCGCGGCGCGCTGACGACCTTCAGCGTCTCCAACGACGTGGCGAAGTACTTCGCGATCATCCCCGCCGTCTTCGCCGGCGTCTGGCCCGAGCTGGCCGCGCTGAACGTGATGGGGCTGGCGACGCCGGCGAGCGCGATCCTCTCCGCGGTGATCTTCAACGCGCTGATCATCGTCGCGCTGATTCCGCTGGCGCTGCGCGG from bacterium includes:
- the kdpA gene encoding potassium-transporting ATPase subunit KdpA, producing the protein MSAAAAFAIVVYVALLALLAWPLGAACARALAGERTWLSRLLGPLERAIYRFAGVRPADEMDWRLYARAFLLFSLASTAALYLLLRVQYLLPGWPAAYPPIRPDLAFNIAASFCTNTNWQSYAGEGTVGYVVAALGLIVQNFVSPAAGLAVLLALIRGFARRTAATVGNFWADLVRATLYVMLPAALVLAVLLISQGVVQTWGGARDVPLLQPTTGEGGKPVAAQSLPLGPVAAQTAIALVGTNGGGYYNANSAHPFANPTPLANFAGCLALLLIPGALCFTFGRMVGDRRQGAALFAAMAILFALFLALAVRAETRPNPALASLGVDQRTTAAQAGGYMEGKEVRVGPAASALWATATTSASNGAVNAAHDSFSPLGGMVPLALIGLGEVVFGGVGSGLYGMLTFVIVAVFLAGLMVGRTPEYLGKKIESYETKMAALAILATPVIALLGTAVAVATKAGLAGPANPGPHGFSEILYAFTSAAGNNGSAFAGLDASTPFYNVALGIAMLAGRFFIAVPVLAVAGSLARKKIVPPGAGTLPTHTPLFVLLLCAVVLIVGALNFVPALALGPIVEHLRLAAGAL
- the kdpB gene encoding potassium-transporting ATPase subunit KdpB, translated to MTRKERVRPLLDPPLLRRALRDAAVRLDPRRQLRNPVMFVTEAGAALTTVLYVQALFGRGEAPAGFILAVAVALWFTVYFANLAEALAEGRGRAQAEALRRTRREVTATVLEGPDRNGPRRSRPSTELRIGMFALVSAGETIPGDGEVVEGAASVDESAVTGESAPVIRESGGDRSAVTGGTRVLSDWLVVRITSDPGSTFLDRMIAMVEGAKRRRTPNEIALHILLVALTLVFLVVVATLRPFSEQAVAAAGRGTPVALTSLAALLVCLIPTTIGGLLSAIGIAGMDRLIQANVVATSGRAVEAAGDVDVLLLDKTGTITFGNRQAAAFLPARGFDERRLADAAQLASLADETPEGRSVVVLAKERHNIRQRDLASLGATFVPFSAQTRMSGVDLDGRSIRKGAADAVAAWVAGQGGRVPDDVEETVDEVARRGATPLVVAEGTRVLGVVELKDIVKGGIKERFAELREMGIRTVMITGDNPLTAAAIAAEAGVDEFLAEATPEAKLKLIRERQAGGRLVAMTGDGTNDAPALAQADVAVAMNTGTQAAKEAGNMVDLDSDPTKLIEIVSIGKQLLVTRGALTTFSVSNDVAKYFAIIPAVFAGVWPELAALNVMGLATPASAILSAVIFNALIIVALIPLALRGVRRRALGAAALLRRNLLVYGVGGLVAPFVGIKLIDLCLAALGWA
- the kdpF gene encoding K(+)-transporting ATPase subunit F translates to MGALALAVYLVYALLAPERFE